In Passer domesticus isolate bPasDom1 chromosome 9, bPasDom1.hap1, whole genome shotgun sequence, a genomic segment contains:
- the RFT1 gene encoding protein RFT1 homolog isoform X2 → MAAQDVLGQTARLASSSALLQVLFRVVTFGLNAFTLRYLSRELIGVVNVRLTLLYSTVVFLAREAFRRACLSGSAKRNWTKTINLLWLTVPLGVFWSLILGLVWLHLLEVPDPSVVPHYQAGVVAFGLSAIIELLGEPFWVLAQAHLFVRLKVIAESLSVVSKCILTVTLVILYPQWGLYIFSLAQLLYASVLVMCYVIYFVMFLGSPEATKKSFPVARVKALLPSFVEDETFVNWKEARLTWSFFKQSFLKQILTEGERYVMTFLNVLNFGDQGVYDIVNNLGSLVARFIFLPIEESFYVFFAKVLERGKTVKDQKQDDVAMAANVLELLLKLVLLIGFTITVFGYAYSQLALDIYGGSMLSSGTGPNLLRCYSLYVLFLAVNGVTECFTSALMCKEEVDRYNFVMLALSFIFLCISYFLTHWYGSVGFILANCFNMGIRIAHSTHYIHHYFRESSHRPLSGLLPSPALLLVYILSAVLTAFSEVWFCCDKGWMARLIHISTGALCLAATLVTMFCTETKLIHFVRSQFLSRYLKKGT, encoded by the exons aTGGCGGCGCAGGACGTGCTGGGCCAGACCGCCCGGCTGGCCTCGTCCAGCGCCCTGCTGCAG GTGCTGTTCCGGGTGGTCACCTTCGGGCTGAACGCCTTCACCCTGCGCTACCTGTCCCGGGAGCTCATCGGCGTGGTCAATGTCAG GCTGACTCTGCTGTACTCAACAGTTGTCTTCCTTGCCAGGGAGGCGTTTCGCAGAGCTTGTTTGAGTGGGAGTGCCAAGAGAAACTGGACCAAAACAATTAATCTCTTGTGGCTGAC AGTCCCTCTTGGTGTCTTTTGGTCTCTTATCTTGGGCTTAGTCTGGCTACACCTGCTTGAAGTACCCGACCCTTCTGTGGTTCCTCACTATCAGGCTGGTGTAGTGGCATTTGGTCTTTCTGCCATTATTGAACTCCTGGGAGAGCCATTCTGGGTTTTAGCACAAGCTCATTTGTTTGTGAGACTTAAG GTAATTGCTGAAAGCCTTTCAGTAGtgtcaaaatgcattttgacaGTTACTTTAGTAATCCTTTATCCTCAATGGGGCctttacattttttccttgGCTCAG CTTTTATATGCCAGTGTTCTGGTAATGTGCtatgtaatttattttgtgatgtttttgggatctcctgaagccacaaagaagtcatttccagTTGCTAGAGTGAAAGCTTTATTACCTAGCTTCGTGGAAGATGAG accttTGTGAACTGGAAGGAAGCACGCTTGACTTGGAGTTTCTTCAAACAATCCTTCTTGAAACAGATTTTGACAGAGG GTGAACGATATGTGATGACTTTTTTGAACGTCTTGAATTTTGGAGATCAGG gtgtcTATGATATTGTGAATAACCTTGGTTCACTGGTGGCCAGGTTTATCTTTTTGCCTATTGAGGAGagcttttatgtattttttgcTAAAGTGTTGGAAAGAGGGAAGACTGTAAAGGATCAGAAACAG GATGATGTTGCTATGGCTGCAAATGTATTGGAGTTGCTGCTGAAACTTGTGCTCCTGATTGGCTTCACCATCACTGTTTTTGGCTATGCCTATTCTCAGCTGGCTCTGGATATTTATGGAGGCTCAATGCTCAGTTCTGGAACAG GTCCAAATCTCCTCCGGTGTTACTCGTTGTATGTGCTGTTTCTTGCTGTCAATGGAGTAACAGAATGTTTTACATCTGCCTTAATGTGTAAAGAAGAAGTGGACAG gTACAACTTTGTTATGCTGGCCTTGTCTTTCATATTTCTGTGCATCTCCTATTTCCTGACCCACTGGTATGGCAGTGTGGGCTTTATCCTTGCCAACTGCTTCAACATGGGCATCAGAATAGCTCACAGCACCCACTACATCCATCACTACTTCAGAGAAAGCTCCCACAGACCCCTCTCAGGCCTGCTgccctctccagctctgctgctggtttACATCCTCAGTGCTGTGCTCACTGCTTTCTCAGAG GTGTGGTTCTGCTGTGACAAGGGCTGGATGGCCAGGCTGATCCACATCAGCACGGGTGCCCTGTGCCTTGCAGCAACCCTGGTGACGATGTTCTGCACAGAGACCAAGCTCATCCACTTTGTCAGGAGCCAGTTCCTCTCCCGCTATCTGAAGAAAGGAACATGA
- the RFT1 gene encoding protein RFT1 homolog isoform X1 produces MGFNPPQFIHPYRDQHKHNILEAFFNFCHHPLLPQEQTPDSEVLFRVVTFGLNAFTLRYLSRELIGVVNVRLTLLYSTVVFLAREAFRRACLSGSAKRNWTKTINLLWLTVPLGVFWSLILGLVWLHLLEVPDPSVVPHYQAGVVAFGLSAIIELLGEPFWVLAQAHLFVRLKVIAESLSVVSKCILTVTLVILYPQWGLYIFSLAQLLYASVLVMCYVIYFVMFLGSPEATKKSFPVARVKALLPSFVEDETFVNWKEARLTWSFFKQSFLKQILTEGERYVMTFLNVLNFGDQGVYDIVNNLGSLVARFIFLPIEESFYVFFAKVLERGKTVKDQKQDDVAMAANVLELLLKLVLLIGFTITVFGYAYSQLALDIYGGSMLSSGTGPNLLRCYSLYVLFLAVNGVTECFTSALMCKEEVDRYNFVMLALSFIFLCISYFLTHWYGSVGFILANCFNMGIRIAHSTHYIHHYFRESSHRPLSGLLPSPALLLVYILSAVLTAFSEVWFCCDKGWMARLIHISTGALCLAATLVTMFCTETKLIHFVRSQFLSRYLKKGT; encoded by the exons ATGGGTTTTAATCCCCCCCAGTTCATCCACCCTTACAGAGATCAGCACAAGCATAACATACTGGAAgccttttttaatttctgccatCACCCTTTACTGCCACAAGAGCAAACTCCAGACTCTGAG GTGCTGTTCCGGGTGGTCACCTTCGGGCTGAACGCCTTCACCCTGCGCTACCTGTCCCGGGAGCTCATCGGCGTGGTCAATGTCAG GCTGACTCTGCTGTACTCAACAGTTGTCTTCCTTGCCAGGGAGGCGTTTCGCAGAGCTTGTTTGAGTGGGAGTGCCAAGAGAAACTGGACCAAAACAATTAATCTCTTGTGGCTGAC AGTCCCTCTTGGTGTCTTTTGGTCTCTTATCTTGGGCTTAGTCTGGCTACACCTGCTTGAAGTACCCGACCCTTCTGTGGTTCCTCACTATCAGGCTGGTGTAGTGGCATTTGGTCTTTCTGCCATTATTGAACTCCTGGGAGAGCCATTCTGGGTTTTAGCACAAGCTCATTTGTTTGTGAGACTTAAG GTAATTGCTGAAAGCCTTTCAGTAGtgtcaaaatgcattttgacaGTTACTTTAGTAATCCTTTATCCTCAATGGGGCctttacattttttccttgGCTCAG CTTTTATATGCCAGTGTTCTGGTAATGTGCtatgtaatttattttgtgatgtttttgggatctcctgaagccacaaagaagtcatttccagTTGCTAGAGTGAAAGCTTTATTACCTAGCTTCGTGGAAGATGAG accttTGTGAACTGGAAGGAAGCACGCTTGACTTGGAGTTTCTTCAAACAATCCTTCTTGAAACAGATTTTGACAGAGG GTGAACGATATGTGATGACTTTTTTGAACGTCTTGAATTTTGGAGATCAGG gtgtcTATGATATTGTGAATAACCTTGGTTCACTGGTGGCCAGGTTTATCTTTTTGCCTATTGAGGAGagcttttatgtattttttgcTAAAGTGTTGGAAAGAGGGAAGACTGTAAAGGATCAGAAACAG GATGATGTTGCTATGGCTGCAAATGTATTGGAGTTGCTGCTGAAACTTGTGCTCCTGATTGGCTTCACCATCACTGTTTTTGGCTATGCCTATTCTCAGCTGGCTCTGGATATTTATGGAGGCTCAATGCTCAGTTCTGGAACAG GTCCAAATCTCCTCCGGTGTTACTCGTTGTATGTGCTGTTTCTTGCTGTCAATGGAGTAACAGAATGTTTTACATCTGCCTTAATGTGTAAAGAAGAAGTGGACAG gTACAACTTTGTTATGCTGGCCTTGTCTTTCATATTTCTGTGCATCTCCTATTTCCTGACCCACTGGTATGGCAGTGTGGGCTTTATCCTTGCCAACTGCTTCAACATGGGCATCAGAATAGCTCACAGCACCCACTACATCCATCACTACTTCAGAGAAAGCTCCCACAGACCCCTCTCAGGCCTGCTgccctctccagctctgctgctggtttACATCCTCAGTGCTGTGCTCACTGCTTTCTCAGAG GTGTGGTTCTGCTGTGACAAGGGCTGGATGGCCAGGCTGATCCACATCAGCACGGGTGCCCTGTGCCTTGCAGCAACCCTGGTGACGATGTTCTGCACAGAGACCAAGCTCATCCACTTTGTCAGGAGCCAGTTCCTCTCCCGCTATCTGAAGAAAGGAACATGA